Proteins from a genomic interval of Rhodothermus marinus:
- the dnaA gene encoding chromosomal replication initiator protein DnaA, producing the protein MERTPEAIWHACLEIIRDNVSRQSFKTWFEPIKPVSLTEEDDQIKLTVELPSRFYYEWLEEHYYSLLRKTITKVLGPRGRLFYKIVIEKEDPQSGFEGISVNMPAHPPETTTPPPPPRTRPVSPTVPPGTPESPVEVAEQEPPVPANPFAIPGIIRKIQVDSQLDPKYTFERFIEGDCNRLARSAALAIAQQPGATSFNPFLVYGGVGLGKTHLIQAIGNYARQHGTAETIRYVSSEQFTNEFVQAIQHNRINEFSLFYRHIDLLIVDDIQFFGGKEKTQEEFFHIFNALHQTGKQIVLSADRPPKDIPGIEERLLSRFQWGLMADVQPPDLETRIAILRRKAEDEGIELGDDVIEFIAHHVKSNFRELEGALLRLVAHAAYQRRDIDLALAREALRDLIKESRVTLTIDQIQQLVCEYFDIAPDLIRSKTRKREIVQARQVAMYFCKQFTQHSLKSIGLHFGGRDHSTVIHACQSVENLMETDPKFREIIEELRHKISLYSR; encoded by the coding sequence ATGGAGCGAACACCGGAGGCGATCTGGCATGCCTGTCTGGAAATCATCCGGGACAACGTCAGCCGGCAGAGCTTCAAGACCTGGTTTGAGCCGATCAAGCCGGTCAGCCTGACCGAAGAAGACGACCAGATCAAGCTGACGGTCGAGCTGCCGAGCCGCTTCTATTACGAGTGGCTGGAAGAGCACTACTACAGCCTGTTGCGGAAGACCATCACCAAGGTGCTGGGTCCCAGAGGGCGTCTGTTCTACAAGATCGTGATCGAGAAAGAGGACCCGCAGAGCGGTTTCGAGGGCATCTCGGTCAACATGCCGGCCCATCCTCCGGAGACGACGACACCCCCGCCGCCGCCCCGCACACGTCCGGTTTCGCCGACCGTACCGCCCGGTACGCCGGAATCGCCGGTAGAAGTCGCCGAGCAGGAGCCGCCCGTTCCCGCCAACCCCTTTGCGATTCCCGGCATCATCCGCAAGATTCAGGTCGACAGCCAGTTAGATCCGAAGTACACCTTCGAACGCTTCATCGAAGGGGACTGCAACCGGCTGGCCCGCAGCGCCGCGCTGGCCATTGCGCAACAGCCGGGCGCGACCAGCTTCAACCCCTTCCTGGTTTACGGTGGCGTGGGGCTGGGCAAGACGCACCTGATCCAGGCGATCGGCAACTATGCCCGCCAGCACGGCACGGCCGAAACGATCCGCTACGTCTCCAGCGAACAGTTCACGAACGAGTTCGTGCAGGCCATCCAGCACAACCGGATCAACGAGTTTTCGCTGTTCTACCGGCACATCGATCTGCTGATCGTCGACGACATTCAGTTTTTCGGCGGCAAGGAGAAGACCCAGGAGGAGTTTTTCCACATTTTCAATGCGCTGCACCAGACGGGCAAGCAGATCGTCCTTTCAGCCGACCGGCCGCCCAAAGACATCCCCGGCATCGAAGAGCGGTTGCTGTCGCGCTTCCAGTGGGGACTGATGGCCGACGTGCAGCCGCCGGATCTGGAAACGCGCATTGCCATTCTGCGCCGCAAGGCCGAGGACGAAGGCATCGAACTGGGCGACGACGTGATCGAGTTCATCGCGCATCACGTCAAGAGCAACTTCCGGGAGCTGGAAGGGGCGCTGCTCCGGCTGGTGGCACACGCGGCCTATCAGCGCCGGGACATCGACCTGGCACTGGCCCGCGAAGCCCTGCGCGACCTGATCAAAGAAAGCCGCGTTACACTGACCATCGACCAGATTCAGCAACTCGTCTGCGAATACTTCGACATTGCGCCCGACCTGATCCGCTCCAAGACGCGCAAGCGCGAGATCGTCCAGGCCCGCCAGGTGGCCATGTACTTCTGCAAGCAGTTCACGCAGCACTCGCTGAAGTCAATCGGACTCCACTTCGGTGGCCGCGATCACTCGACGGTGATTCACGCCTGCCAGAGCGTGGAAAACCTCATGGAAACCGATCCGAAGTTCCGGGAAATAATCGAAGAGCTGCGGCACAAAATCTCGCTTTACAGCCGCTGA